A stretch of the Pseudomonas sp. ACM7 genome encodes the following:
- a CDS encoding crotonase/enoyl-CoA hydratase family protein, giving the protein MSELISYHLEDGIATLTLSNGKVNAISPDVIAAFNAALDQAVTDRAVVIITGTPGILSGGYDLKVMTSGPKEAVALVTAGSTLARRLLAHPFPVIVACPGHAVAKGAFLLLSVDYRIGVDGPFSIGLNEVQIGMTMHHAGIELARDRLRKSAFHRSVINAEMFNPQSAMDAGFLDLVVSAEELQGAALAAARQLKKINMTAHKNTKLKVRKALLERLDNAIIEDQDFLV; this is encoded by the coding sequence ATGAGTGAGTTGATTTCCTACCATCTCGAAGACGGTATCGCGACCCTGACCTTGAGCAATGGCAAGGTCAATGCCATCTCTCCGGACGTGATTGCTGCGTTTAACGCCGCGCTGGATCAGGCGGTGACTGATCGTGCGGTGGTGATCATTACCGGTACGCCTGGGATTCTGTCAGGCGGTTATGACTTGAAGGTGATGACCTCAGGTCCTAAAGAAGCCGTGGCGCTGGTGACTGCCGGTTCGACCCTGGCTCGTCGTCTGTTGGCGCACCCGTTCCCGGTGATCGTGGCATGCCCTGGGCATGCGGTGGCCAAGGGCGCGTTCCTGCTGTTGTCGGTGGATTACCGAATTGGTGTCGACGGCCCGTTCAGCATTGGTTTGAACGAGGTGCAGATCGGCATGACCATGCACCACGCCGGTATCGAACTGGCCCGTGATCGTCTGCGCAAGTCGGCGTTCCACCGCTCTGTGATCAACGCTGAAATGTTTAATCCGCAGAGCGCCATGGATGCCGGGTTCCTCGACCTGGTGGTGTCGGCCGAAGAGCTGCAAGGCGCGGCGCTGGCGGCGGCTCGTCAGTTGAAGAAGATCAACATGACCGCTCACAAGAACACCAAGCTCAAAGTGCGCAAAGCGCTGCTGGAGAGGCTGGACAACGCGATCATCGAGGATCAGGATTTTTTGGTTTAA
- a CDS encoding 1-acylglycerol-3-phosphate O-acyltransferase gives MLFVFRMLLMGLHFILAGVLGVILGLCRPFNPDNSRLCARLYAWPAMCILRLRVKADVGPLMDKPDSCVIIANHQSNYDLFVFGNVVPRRTVCIGKKSLKWVPLFGQLFWLAGNVLIDRGNAQKARQSMLTTTHTLQNEDTSIWVFPEGTRNLGEELLPFKKGAFQMAIAAGVPIVPVCVSSYVKHMRLNRWGSGKILIRSLPAIPTAGLSLDDMPLLIAQCREQMRECIASMDRQLQAA, from the coding sequence ATGCTGTTTGTGTTTCGTATGTTATTGATGGGCCTGCACTTTATTCTGGCCGGTGTGCTCGGGGTGATTCTCGGCCTGTGCCGACCGTTCAATCCGGACAACAGCCGCTTGTGCGCGCGTCTTTATGCATGGCCGGCGATGTGCATTTTGCGTCTGCGGGTGAAGGCTGACGTCGGACCGCTGATGGATAAACCCGACAGCTGCGTGATCATCGCCAACCACCAGTCCAACTACGATTTGTTTGTGTTCGGTAACGTGGTGCCCCGCCGTACTGTGTGTATCGGCAAGAAGAGTCTGAAGTGGGTGCCGCTGTTTGGTCAGTTGTTCTGGTTGGCGGGCAATGTGCTGATCGATCGCGGCAATGCGCAGAAAGCGCGTCAGTCGATGCTGACCACTACCCACACGCTGCAGAATGAAGACACTTCGATCTGGGTCTTCCCGGAAGGCACACGCAACCTGGGCGAAGAGTTGCTGCCGTTCAAGAAAGGCGCCTTTCAAATGGCCATTGCCGCCGGGGTGCCGATTGTTCCAGTGTGTGTCAGCAGTTACGTTAAACACATGCGATTGAACCGTTGGGGCAGTGGGAAGATTCTGATTCGCTCGTTACCGGCGATTCCTACGGCTGGATTGAGCCTGGATGACATGCCGCTGCTGATTGCCCAGTGCCGCGAGCAGATGCGCGAGTGCATCGCTTCGATGGATCGGCAACTGCAAGCCGCGTAA
- the phaC gene encoding class I poly(R)-hydroxyalkanoic acid synthase — translation MDNNAHTFKTYWSGQVPFIASFAVQQLRLWVSTNPWFSGHEHGAWFELPRETLDSLQADYQVQWGQLGQKLLTGQPFSFDDRRFSSGNWSEPQFGSLAAFYLLNSGFLLKLLDKLLIDEKKPRQRLRYLVEQAIAASAPSNFLVSNPDALQRVVETQGASLLTGMQHLASDMNEGKMRQCDSGAFKVGVDLANTPGEIVFENHLFQLIQYYPQSETQYRHPVFVVPPSINKYYILDLRPDNSMVRHLLEQGHPVFLMSWRNFDEEHAGTTWDDLIEHGVIDALQVTRDISGEQRLNCVGFCIGGTLLSTALAVLAARGDREIASVSLFTTFLDYLDTGPIDIFVDEELVAYRERTIGGMNGPIGLFRGEDMGNTFSLLRPNELWWNYNVDKYLKGQKPIPLDLLFWNNDSTNLPGPMYCWYLRHTYLQNDLKSGELECCGVKLDLRAIDAPAYILATHDDHIVPWKSAYASTNLLSGAKRFVLGASGHIAGVINPPAKQKRHYWTNSRVTKNPETWFKNAEQQPGSWWNDWFNWLAGHSGERQPAVPHIGNDKFPPLEPAPGSYVKQ, via the coding sequence ATGGACAACAACGCGCATACATTCAAAACCTATTGGTCAGGCCAGGTTCCGTTCATCGCTTCCTTTGCAGTGCAACAATTACGCCTATGGGTCAGCACTAATCCGTGGTTTTCCGGGCATGAGCACGGCGCCTGGTTCGAGTTACCTCGCGAAACCCTGGACAGCCTTCAAGCGGACTACCAGGTTCAATGGGGCCAACTCGGCCAAAAACTGCTGACCGGCCAACCCTTCAGCTTCGATGATCGACGCTTCTCCAGCGGCAACTGGAGCGAGCCACAGTTCGGCTCCCTCGCTGCGTTTTACCTGCTCAACTCCGGCTTTCTCCTGAAACTGCTCGACAAGTTGCTGATCGACGAAAAAAAACCGCGCCAACGCCTGCGCTATCTGGTGGAGCAAGCCATTGCCGCCAGTGCGCCAAGCAATTTCCTGGTCAGTAACCCTGATGCGCTCCAGCGTGTGGTTGAGACTCAAGGTGCCAGCCTGCTCACAGGTATGCAGCATCTGGCCAGCGACATGAACGAAGGCAAAATGCGCCAGTGTGACAGCGGCGCCTTCAAGGTTGGCGTCGATCTGGCTAACACCCCCGGCGAAATCGTCTTTGAGAATCACCTATTCCAACTAATTCAGTACTACCCGCAAAGCGAAACCCAGTACCGACACCCGGTATTCGTCGTACCTCCGTCGATCAACAAGTACTACATCCTTGATCTGCGCCCGGACAACTCGATGGTCCGCCACCTGCTGGAACAGGGACATCCCGTATTCCTGATGTCCTGGCGCAACTTTGACGAGGAACACGCTGGCACCACCTGGGATGACCTGATTGAGCACGGGGTAATCGACGCCTTGCAGGTGACCCGCGATATCAGTGGCGAGCAGCGACTCAATTGCGTGGGCTTCTGCATCGGCGGCACCCTGCTGAGCACGGCGCTGGCAGTACTTGCTGCACGCGGCGACAGGGAGATCGCCAGCGTGAGCCTGTTCACCACGTTCCTTGACTACCTGGATACCGGTCCCATCGACATATTCGTCGACGAAGAACTGGTGGCCTATCGAGAGCGCACCATCGGCGGCATGAATGGTCCCATCGGTCTGTTTCGTGGTGAGGACATGGGCAATACCTTTTCCCTACTGCGCCCCAACGAGCTGTGGTGGAACTACAACGTCGACAAATACCTCAAGGGGCAGAAGCCGATCCCGCTTGATCTGCTGTTCTGGAACAACGACAGCACCAACCTTCCAGGGCCGATGTACTGCTGGTATCTGCGCCACACCTATCTGCAGAACGATTTGAAATCAGGCGAGCTGGAGTGCTGTGGGGTCAAGCTTGATTTGCGTGCAATTGACGCTCCCGCTTACATCCTCGCCACCCATGACGATCACATCGTGCCCTGGAAAAGCGCCTACGCCAGCACCAACCTGCTCTCCGGGGCCAAGCGTTTTGTATTAGGAGCTTCAGGGCATATCGCCGGCGTCATCAATCCACCGGCCAAGCAGAAGCGCCATTACTGGACCAATAGTCGGGTCACGAAAAACCCGGAGACCTGGTTCAAGAATGCTGAGCAGCAACCCGGTAGCTGGTGGAATGATTGGTTCAACTGGCTGGCGGGACACTCCGGCGAGCGCCAACCAGCGGTTCCGCACATAGGGAATGACAAATTCCCGCCTCTGGAGCCGGCGCCAGGCAGTTATGTAAAGCAATGA